A section of the Malus sylvestris chromosome 17, drMalSylv7.2, whole genome shotgun sequence genome encodes:
- the LOC126611501 gene encoding DNA repair protein RAD4 gives MRSENKTNRSKQSSSGTLADISHEAVRKLLGRANKTGKRKSNNSLRPCDSIGKPESEPKSDKDVDSRVRGNILESEGCSKDANRKVSAEEKVDGESFGCTSTNIREELDDSDWEEGSIPISNSAGDHEVTIELNETPDSTRKKRIRRASAEDKELAELVHRVHLLCLLARGRLIDRACDDALIQAALLSLLPLHVLNTSKVANLTTKDFSPLVVWFQSNFHVRSTSVSRPFSSGLKFALETHEGTQEEIAALSVALFRALNLTTRFVSVLDVASLKPEAGKTEYYSEDVSRSSRRIFSSSTPMVARQKISVSPAKSLSCSTSGNVYGTSQACSSESKDPTRNNTLPTSSGIAYVMNDKLSDTSATQYDISQASVNEKSLGSKRKGDHEFEMQLQMALSATAVPTADREMGSGQKDLSGNFANFPDPKRMKRIVCEESQNPSQSISTAVGSRKEGSPLYWAEVYCQGKWVHIDAINGIIDGEQKVEAIAAACKTSLRYAVAFAGNGAKDVTRRYCLKWYQIASQRVNSIWWDAVLAPLRNLEVRATCGIVKLEKEWNGAAMDYHPTMIDVSRNSLEDMELETRALTEPLPTNQQAYKNHQLYAIEKWLTRDQVLHPKGPVLGFCSGHPVYPRTCVQTLKTRERWLREGLQVKTNEHPVKELKRSPKVQKAQVPESDDFVGGNSKRTLELYGKWQLEPLHLPHAVNGIVPKNDYGNVEVWSEKCLPPGTVHLRLPRLFYVAKRLEIDYAPAMVGFEYKNGQSFPVFDGIVVCSEFKDAILEAYAEEEERRDAAEKKRNEGQAISRWYQLLCSIVTRQRLNNRYGDSPSSTASVDTNKVNSNIDVQVDDRQNDKQSLACQQNVPEKRTADPSASMPEDHEHVFLTENQSFDEGNLVLTKRCQCGFSVQVEQL, from the exons ATGCGAAGCGAAAACAAGACGAACCGTTCCAAACAATCGTCATCAG GAACTCTTGCCGACATATCACATGAGGCTGTCAGAAAACTTCTGGGGCGTGCCAATAAAACTGGGAAAAGGAAATCTAACAATAGTCTGCGTCCATGTGATTCAATCGGAAAG CCTGAGAGCGAGCCAAAAAGTGACAAAGATGTCGATTCAAGAGTCAGAGGGAATATTTTGGAATCTGAGGGTTGTAGTAAAGATGCAAATCGAAAGGTCTCTGCAGAAGAGAAAGTTGATGGGGAAAGCTTTGGATGCACTTCCACAAACATTAGGGAAGAACTGGATGACTCAGATTGGGAAGAGGGTTCAATACCCATTTCTAATTCCGCTGGCGATCATGAAGTGACTATTGAATTAAATGAGACACCAGATTCTACAAGAAAGAAACGTATCCGTCGGGCTTCTGCTGAAGATAAG GAACTGGCTGAGCTTGTTCATAGGGTTCATTTACTTTGTTTACTTGCACGGGGAAGGTTGATTGATAGAGCTTGTGATGATGCTCttattcag GCCGCTTTACTTTCTCTGCTTCCACTACACGTGCTGAATACATCCAAGGTTGCAAACCTTACTACAAAGGATTTTAGTCCTCTAGTCGTCTGG TTTCAAAGTAACTTCCATGTTCGAAGTACAAGTGTGAGCAGGCCATTTTCTTCGGGTCTGAAATTTGCCCTTGAAACTCATGAAGGAACTCAAGAAGAG ATTGCTGCTTTGTCTGTGGCACTCTTTAGAGCATTAAATCTGACAACGCG GTTCGTCTCGGTTTTGGATGTTGCCTCTTTAAAACCAGAAGCTGGCAAGACCGAATATTATAGTGAAGATGTAAGCAGATCGAGTAGGAGAATATTCAGTTCTTCGACCCCAATGGTGGCTAGACAAAAGATCTCTGTCTCTCCTGCCAAATCACTTTCATGTAGTACGAGTGGCAATGTCTATGGAACTTCTCAGGCGTGTTCAAGCGAAAGTAAGGACCCCACAAGAAACAATACTCTGCCCACAAGCTCTGGTATCGCTTATGTGATGAATGATAAATTGTCAGATACTTCTGCAACACAATATGACATCTCTCAAGCATCCGTTAATGAGAAATCTCTGGGATCAAAAAGGAAAGGGGATCATGAGTTCGAAATGCAGTTGCAAATGGCTCTTTCTGCCACAGCAGTGCCGACTGCAGATAGAGAAATGGGTTCAGGTCAGAAAGACTTGAGTGGAAATTTTGCAAATTTCCCTGACCCGAAAAGAATGAAAAGAATTGTTTGTGAAGAATCACAAAACCCCTCCCAGAGTATCTCTACTGCAGTTGGCTCGAGAAAAGAAGGATCTCCTTTGTACTGGGCAGAAGTATACTGTCAGGGGAAGTGGGTGCATATAGATGCTATCAATGGAATTATTGATGGAGAGCAGAAGGTTGAAGCCATAGCTGCTGCATGCAAAACGTCTTTGAGATATGCAGTTGCTTTTGCTGGGAATGGGGCGAAAGATGTGACTCGCAG GTACTGTCTGAAGTGGTATCAGATAGCATCCCAACGAGTCAATTCAATATGGTGGGATGCAGTACTGGCACCCTTGAGAAATTTAGAGGTGAGAGCAACATGTGGCATAGTTAAGTTGGAGAAAGAATGGAATGGTGCGGCCATGGATTATCATCCAACTATGATTGATGTTTCCCGAAATTCTCTTGAGGATATGGAGTTGGAAACTAGGGCCTTAACTGAGCCTCTTCCAACTAATCAGCAG GCCTATAAAAACCATCAACTATATGCTATAGAAAAATGGCTTACAAGGGATCAGGTACTTCATCCGAAGGGCCctgttttgggtttttgttctGGTCATCCAGTTTACCCTAGGACATGTGTGCAAACACTAAAGACAAGAGAAAGATGGCTGCGGGAGGGGctacaagttaaaaccaatgAGCATCCTGTGAAG GAGTTGAAACGTTCTCCAAAAGTCCAAAAAGCACAGGTACCTGAATCTGATGATTTTGttgggggtaattcgaaacgaACTCTTGAACTTTATGGGAAGTGGCAACTTGAACCATTGCATCTGCCTCATGCTGTTAATGGGATAGTGCCAAAG AATGATTACGGTAATGTGGAAGTATGGTCTGAGAAGTGCCTTCCGCCAGGGACTGTGCATTTGAGGTTGCCGAGGCTGTTTTATGTTGCCAAGAGACTGGAAATTGATTATGCTCCCGCCATGGTTGGTTTCGAATATAAAAATGGTCAATCGTTTCCTGTCTTTGATGGTATAGTAGTCTGCTCTGAGTTCAAGGATGCAATATTGGAG GCATAtgcagaggaagaggaaagaagagacgctgcagaaaagaaaagaaacgaaGGGCAGGCTATTTCTCGGTGGTATCAGCTTCTCTGTTCGATTGTAACTCGACAAAGGTTAAACAACCGCTATGGGGACTCCCCCTCTTCTACAGCATCAGTTGACACCAACAAGGTGAATAGCAACATAGACGTACAGGTTGATGATCGTCAGAATGATAAGCAATCTCTTGCATGCCAGCAAAATGTGCCTGAAAAGAGGACAGCTGATCCATCAGCTTCCATGCCCGAAGATCACGAGCATGTATTCTTGACCGAAAACCAGAGTTTTGATGAGGGAAACTTGGTGCTGACAAAGAGGTGTCAATGTGGATTCTCAGTGCAAGTTGAACAACTGTAG
- the LOC126611508 gene encoding HMG-Y-related protein A-like → MATEEVNKPPSLPPYPQMILQAIEALNDKNGSNKSSISKYIESTYGEVPAGHSTLLSHHLSKMKDNGELVFWKNNYTKPDPNAPPRRGRGRPPKPKDPLSPDTTLTSPKGRGRPPKDPEAPPKPPKVKVSTGSGKPRGRPRKMAKPTGGLSGSTAVEETMPGRPRGRPPKVKDTLSAGVSVGQ, encoded by the exons ATGGCCACTGAAGAGGTTAACAAACCTCCATCACTCCCTCCTTACCCTCAG ATGATTCTGCAGGCAATTGAAGCCTTGAATGACAAGAATGGTTCGAACAAATCCTCCATCTCGAAATATATTGAATCAACCTATGGGGAAGTGCCGGCCGGGCACAGTACTCTCCTCTCTCACCACCTCAGCAAGATGAAAGATAATGGGGAGCTGGTGTTCTGGAAAAACAACTACACGAAGCCAGATCCCAATGCACCTCCGAGGAGGGGGCGTGGCAGGCCGCCAAAGCCCAAGGATCCATTGTCCCCGGACACCACCTTGACCTCACCAAAGGGTAGGGGACGCCCGCCTAAGGACCCGGAAGCACCCCCAAAGCCTCCCAAGGTTAAGGTGTCTACAGGGAGTGGGAAGCCGAGAGGGCGGCCAAGGAAGATGGCAAAGCCTACCGGAGGTTTGAGTGGCTCGACCGCAGTGGAAGAGACAATGCCGGGGAGGCCAAGGGGTAGGCCTCCAAAGGTGAAGGATACATTGAGTGCTGGAGTTAGTGTTGGGCAATAG
- the LOC126611502 gene encoding myosin-binding protein 3-like codes for MAGNKFATMLHRNTPKLIVILVYAVLEWILIALLLLNSLLSYLITKFADYFGLKQPCPLCTCRINRVLEQGNSSNNSYTDVVCESHATKISNMFSLPCSPPSEPSWGSLEYARKGDSAVEAADDGNNGGEYQSANKPDSLSTHSDNGYELETTNEEHEDDRVADEQQLTSDVCSSSFRGGAVEDCLRSRSVLLCQKNDADEDNKGGSLEIVRSDSNSSNLVHQSSDASATSIQCCFEEDYSLEIIPLSSENGLIGAHNHRLIPVELIDFSTTVDQGIRNVKEEEVREHDHHEVNFASDSYIGSRPQLSGEASLVLMVNESAVNTSNGEVESLDMARGFTDNSSEADAEEGKQDLLGKPCDEVVTDPEAQTLFVRIEEPDNKEQNDPPASEEESISVDHIIPRNLASTEVGDRETDHPRAQEGSSSTCFEIANVPDTFSDQSEYGLRHTEEGIPKEETSKLENDQESEEEKIPNSPTSVNSLCSLHKKPGEKKEPAVEEYLDGSGVSEMEDGDPFTTIGRLKEALTAERKAISSLYAELEQERSASAIAANQTMAMITRLQEEKAAMQMEALQYQRMMEEQSEYDQDALQLLNDLMNKKEKEKQELERELEIYQKKVLDYEEKEKIRIMSRIKYGSVKSRNSSASCSQSWDSDALSIDLNVEARDEESGFGGLQESNNNNNTTDDAGLSLEDLALDCVKNMSVLDESLAGFEEERLSILDQLKALEEKLITLGANEELGDDFKLAEHSPAYSLKDFEENHDFSSPEENGTSNGFSEDKHHPEGKTLGSMVKRLLPLLDATDTETEEGLTHEEHIDRSESIETMRNSITNFELNDGKIAIEEEVDHVYERLQALEADREFLKHCMSSIKKGDKGVDLLQEILQHLRDLRAVELRVKNTNDPEGDEVAVD; via the exons atGGCAGGCAACAAGTTTGCAACCATGTTGCACAGGAACACCCCGAAGTTGATTGTAATTCTAGTCTATGCTGTCCTTGAATGGATTTTGATAGCACTCCTCCTCCTCAACTCTTTGCTCAGTTACTTGATCACCAAATTTGCCGATTACTTTGGTCTCAAACAGCCTTGCCCGTTGTGTACTTGTAGAATCAATCGCGTCTTGGAACAAGGCAACAGCTCAAACAACTCTTACACAGATGTTGTATGTGAGAGCCATGCCACTAAGATATCCAACATGTTTTCCCTTCCTTGTTCTCCACCGTCTGAGCCTTCTTGGGGCTCCTTGGAGTATGCCCGGAAAGGAGATTCAGCTGTAGAGGCTgcggatgatggaaacaatggAGGCGAGTATCAAAGTGCAAACAAACCCGATAGCCTGTCAACTCACAGTGACAATGGCTATGAGTTGGAGACAACGAATGAAGAACATGAGGACGATAGAGTGGCAGACGAGCAACAACTTACTTCGGATGTTTGCAGTTCTAGCTTCAGAGGCGGTGCAGTGGAAGATTGTCTGAGGTCTAGGTCAGTATTGCTATGTCAGAAAAATGATGCAGATGAAGACAACAAAGGAGGTTCTCTTGAAATTGTGCGGTCAGATTCTAACAGCTCGAACCTTGTCCATCAATCCTCCGATGCTAGTGCTACTAGCATTCAGTGTTGCTTTGAAGAAGACTACTCTCTCGAAATCATCCCCCTATCTTCCGAGAATGGTTTGATCGGTGCTCACAATCACCGGTTGATTCCTGTGGAGTTGATTGATTTTTCAACTACAGTAGACCAGGGAATCCGCAATGTTAAAGAGGAAGAGGTGAGAGAGCATGATCATCATGAAGTGAATTTCGCTTCCGACTCATACATCGGATCTCGACCTCAACTCTCTGGAGAAGCATCATTAGTACTCATGGTAAACGAGAGTGCAGTTAACACAAGTAATGGAGAAGTTGAAAGCTTAGATATGGCCAGGGGTTTTACTGATAACTCTTCTGAGGCAGACGCGGAAGAGGGAAAACAAGATTTGCTTGGCAAGCCATGTGATGAAGTTGTCACTGATCCAGAAGCTCAAACATTATTTGTTCGAATTGAAGAACCTGATAACAAAGAACAAAATGATCCACCAG CATCTGAAGAAGAAAGTATTTCTGTTGATCACATTATACCAAGAAATTTGGCAAGCACAGAAGTGGGTGACCGTGAAACTGATCACCCTCGGGCTCAAGAAGGTTCTTCTTCGACGTGCTTTGAAATTGCCAATGTACCTGATACATTCTCGGATCAGAGTGAATACG GTTTAAGGCACACTGAAGAAGGTATACCGAAAGAGGAAACAAGTAAGCTCGAAAATGATCAAGAATCGGAGGAAGAGAAGATTCCGAACTCACCAACATCAGTAAACAGTCTTTGTTCCTTGCACAAGAAACCGGGTGAGAAAAAAGAGCCGGCGGTAGAAGAGTATTTGGATGGAAGTGGGGTCAGTGAGATGGAAGATGGAGATCCTTTTACAACGATTGGACGGCTCAAAGAAGCTCTGACAGCTGAACGTAAAGCTATAAGTTCCTTGTACGCAGAACTAGAGCAAGAGAGGAGTGCATCTGCAATTGCCGCCAACCAGACTATGGCTATGATAACAAGGCTTCAAGAAGAGAAGGCAGCAATGCAAATGGAGGCATTGCAATACCAGAGGATGATGGAAGAACAATCCGAGTACGATCAGGATGCCTTACAACTTTTGAATGATTTGATGaacaagaaggagaaggaaaagcAAGAACTCGAGAGAGAACTGGAAATATATCAAAAGAAAGTCCTCGATTATGAGGAAAAAGAGAAGATAAGGATCATGAGCAGAATTAAATATGGAAGTGTAAAAAGTAGGAATTCCTCTGCTTCTTGCAGCCAGTCGTGGGATAGTGATGCGCTATCGATTGACCTTAATGTTGAAGCCAGGGATGAAGAAAGTGGCTTCGGTGGCCTTCAAGAAagcaataacaacaacaatacTACAGATGATGCAGGTCTGAGTTTGGAAGATTTAGCTCTGGATTGTGTTAAAAATATGAGTGTTCTTGATGAATCGCTAGCAGGGTTTGAGGAAGAGAGGCTGTCCATTCTGGATCAGCTCAAAGCCTTGGAGGAGAAGCTAATCACGTTGGGTGCAAATGAGGAATTGGGCGATGACTTTAAATTAGCTGAGCATTCCCCCGCGTATAGTCTCAAAGACTTCGAAGAGAATCACGATTTTAGCAGTCCAGAAGAAAATGGGACATCGAATGGATTTTCGGAGGATAAACATCATCCCGAGGGAAAGACATTGGGTTCCATGGTAAAAAGACTTCTTCCGCTTTTGGATGCAACTGACACTGAAACCGAAGAAGGGTTAACTCATGAAGAACACATTGATCGATCTGAATCTATTGAAACAATGCGGAACTCAATTACCAATTTTGAGTTGAATGATGGCAAAATAGCCATTGAGGAGGAGGTGGATCATGTTTATGAGAGGCTACAAGCTCTTGAAGCAGACAGGGAGTTTCTAAAGCACTGCATGAGCTCCATAAAGAAGGGAGACAAAGGGGTGGATCTTCTCCAAGAGATTTTGCAACATCTAAGGGATCTGAGGGCTGTTGAACTCCGCGTCAAGAACACGAATGATCCCGAGGGCGATGAAGTTGCAGTTGATTGA